Proteins from a single region of Rhinolophus sinicus isolate RSC01 linkage group LG13, ASM3656204v1, whole genome shotgun sequence:
- the CST11 gene encoding cystatin-11 codes for MARPWQVSQILLVILVALVALTYQARKKTFISVQEVPASETYVIATMQFVTNEFNKKSDDKYSFRIVRVLKVKKLVTDHMEYHLNLEMRRTTCQRLETENCTFQEGELYKQIECFYSVFVVPWFEKYKILNKNCTNG; via the exons ATGGCCAGACCCTGGCAGGTCTCACAGATTCTGTTGGTCATTCTGGTGGCCCTGGTGGCCCTCACATACCAAGCAAGGAAGAAAACCTTTATAAGTGTCCAAGAAGTACCTGCATCAGAAACCTATGTGATAGCCACCATGCAGTTTGTGACCAATGAGTTCAATAAGAAAAGTGACGACAAGTACAGCTTCCGGATTGTGCGAGTCCTGAAGGTCAAGAAGCTG GTTACTGACCACATGGAGTATCACTTGAACTTAGAGATGCGGCGGACCACCTGTCAAAGACTGGAAACTGAAAACTGCACCTTTCAGGAAGGAGAGCTTTACAAG caaatTGAGTGCTTCTACTCAGTGTTTGTTGTTCCCTGGtttgaaaagtacaaaattttgaacaaaaactGCACCAATGGCTAA